CGCGATTCAATCCCCGATGGCAATCGGGGCAAAGGATGCTTGTAGCGGAAAAAGATCGTCTTCTGACAACCATGACAGAACTGGGGCTGCTATCAAACCAATCTCTTGCAGTCATGGTCGGCCCGGTGATCCGTTTCGTGAACCGGCCTTTACCCCTGGAAGCGCCACATCTGGTGGATCTTGTCATGGCGCGAGGCGGAAGGCAGACTGGAAACGTTCGAACCACCATCGATCTGGATCTGCAAAAATCATCGGAACAGATTGTTCGGTCGCATAAGACTCGTTTGCATCGAATGGGAATTTCCCAGGTGGGGCTCATGATTGCATCGGTAAATCCCGGTGAAGTCCTGACCTTAATGGGATCTCTGGATTACTCGGAAAAAGACCTCGGTTACAACAACGCTGTTGTGGCGCTCCGCAGCGCAGGTTCCACGCTGAAGCCTTTTCTCTACGCCCTTTCCCTGGAACGGGGCATGCAGCCGTCTGAAGAAATTCCCGATACATTTCGCAGCTACCGGACGCCTCATGGCGACTATTTGCCATTCAATGCAGATCGTCGGTGGTACGGACCGGTAAGCCTTCGATCTGCTCTGGGCAATTCTTTGAACATCCCCGCGGTGAAGACCATTCGAGAGCTCGGAATCAAGGATTTCTACGAACTTCTCGGTTCCTTGCAGCTCTGCAACCCAAAGATTGCCGATTCGGAAGAATACGGACTTGGTCTGGCCATCGGCAATATCGAGGTAAGCCTGTTTCGGCTTGTCCAGGCGTACCGAGTATTTGCCACGCAAGGATTATTTGGGCAGTTGGCATTCATTGCAGGAGAGACGCAGCCCGGACCTTCTGCATCAAGAGTGTTTTCCAAGGAATCATCGTACCTTGTCACTCACATACTCTCGGATCCTGCGGCCCGACTACTGACATTCGGAAATCCGGATTATCTGGATTTCAAGTTCCCTGTTGCTCTCAAGACCGGCACGAGCAGCAAGTACAAGGATTGCTGGATTGTTGCCTACACTTCCCGGCATGTCATTGGGCTCTGGGGGGGCAACTTCAGCGGCGCGCCCGGTTCCGGCGCTTCCGCTGCAGCGCTGGGACCGATACTCAAGGAGCTGATCGTACATTTATATTCGGCCGAGGAACCGGAGGCTTTTCCGAGACCCGAGGGACTGGAGGAAACGACGATTTGCTGGATGTCGGGAAAAATTGCACGGCCTGATTGTCCTTACACGACGAAAGAGCTCGTCCGAACATCGGAGACACCAGGTAAATGCGAATTAAACCATGAGAATGACAGGCATGACCTCGCCTCGACCTATGCGCACTGGCTGAATCGCCGGGAAACTCAACAGGGCTCAGGTAGATACCGATTAATGCGCTCGATGCATGACCCGACGAATACCATAATTGACAAATTCAGTTCAGCCCGAGGCAAAGGGATTGAAATTGTGAGTCCGCACAATCACGATTGTTTTATCTTATCACCTCACAATTCGCGTAAAGTGTTATTTCGAGCCATTCCACGCCCCGCTGTGGATTACGTTACGTGGTTGTTGAACGGAACAGAAGTGGCCAGAACGCCGGCTCCTTACGAATTCGCGTGGGAGATGAGTCGAGGCACGTACACGGTTCTGGCAGTGACTCCATACAAGAATGCCGCCCGAATCGTTATTCACGTCGAGTAGAATATGCATATCAAAAGAAGTGCAAAAAACCCCAATTCCGGAGTAGGAAGTGGTATTCTGAACGTGAGAATCGGAAAGATCTTGGCGAAAGCAGGTCGACACAAGCTTATAGTCATTGCCAAAATAAATGACCGATACTCAGCACAGATGTTAGTCGAAAAATCTCCCCTACCCTTTTAATAAGGGGGAATTAAGATGTTGGCCCTTACCCCCCTTTCGTAAAGGGGGGCTGGGGCATAGGCGCTAACTTGGTGTCTTTTTGGCCGTTTGTTCCGGAGGAACAACTGACAATAGGCCGGCGATTCATCGCCGGTTAAGGAAAAAATACAATGATTTTCAAGTCTCGGAGGGACGGCTGATACTAAAATTCCCGGCAATGAATTACCGGGCTATTTTCTTTAGTCCCTTGCGGGACAAAGAATTTCAGAAAAGTTAGCGCCAATGGGGGCTGGGGGGATTTAAATCGGACAAAACTTTCGGCAGACACTATAGTAAGAGAGTAGATCCAATTCTTCTGTGTCCTATCCTCCAGAAAGGCACCAGACCAGGAAAGGGGAAGCACCATGGCAGTAAGAGTTCTGATCACGAGAAAATTCAAACAGCACCATATGGAGGAAGCTTATAGGCTTCTCCTGGAGCTTCGGTCCCTTGTAACCCTCCGACAAGGGTACATTTCTGGTGAGACCCTGATTTCAGCCACGGATCCTCAAACGATTCTCGTGATTAGCACCTGGATAAATGCAAAGAAATGGGATGAATGGGTGCAGACGGAAAAACGGAACGAATACCATAAAAAATTGGAGCCACTCCTGGAAGCACCGGAACGAACAGAAGTATACTTCACGGGAGAAAAACAACCAGAGTGGGTGGATATGGCTTAGAGCGCACTGCGTCACATTTTTGAGCATTTACAGTACTATCAGAATTTTTGTTCAACTGCGAAAAGCGCTTCTCGAAAATCGGTGGGTGCCGTGCCTCCGTGCCGGCACATTCTACCGATGTCATTGATCATATTGAAGATGTGCCGGCATTGAGAAACTGTCTCAGAATGCCGATCCAAAATTACTTGTATTGAGGTTGGCATCATGTTTAGCCGAATATTTGGGTAGGCATGCGTCCCGCGTTTCACGGGATGCCTCT
The sequence above is a segment of the Desulfomonile tiedjei DSM 6799 genome. Coding sequences within it:
- a CDS encoding putative quinol monooxygenase, which translates into the protein MAVRVLITRKFKQHHMEEAYRLLLELRSLVTLRQGYISGETLISATDPQTILVISTWINAKKWDEWVQTEKRNEYHKKLEPLLEAPERTEVYFTGEKQPEWVDMA
- a CDS encoding penicillin-binding protein 1C, giving the protein MNEASLKKKISIQYILLGGSVLLLFTCVLGYMLLPDYRNALEEQREKAGVVITDRNGQILRILPDANDHLTIWYSIDSIPDIVKTCFIVSEDKRFRYHPGFDPIAIIRAVQSNIARGKTVSGASTITQQVVRLIEPRPRTIRSKIIEFICALKMEMQLSKDRILELHLNLSPMGRNIYGVGLASRTYFGKDLQSVNVAEAAALAVLPRSPSRFNPRWQSGQRMLVAEKDRLLTTMTELGLLSNQSLAVMVGPVIRFVNRPLPLEAPHLVDLVMARGGRQTGNVRTTIDLDLQKSSEQIVRSHKTRLHRMGISQVGLMIASVNPGEVLTLMGSLDYSEKDLGYNNAVVALRSAGSTLKPFLYALSLERGMQPSEEIPDTFRSYRTPHGDYLPFNADRRWYGPVSLRSALGNSLNIPAVKTIRELGIKDFYELLGSLQLCNPKIADSEEYGLGLAIGNIEVSLFRLVQAYRVFATQGLFGQLAFIAGETQPGPSASRVFSKESSYLVTHILSDPAARLLTFGNPDYLDFKFPVALKTGTSSKYKDCWIVAYTSRHVIGLWGGNFSGAPGSGASAAALGPILKELIVHLYSAEEPEAFPRPEGLEETTICWMSGKIARPDCPYTTKELVRTSETPGKCELNHENDRHDLASTYAHWLNRRETQQGSGRYRLMRSMHDPTNTIIDKFSSARGKGIEIVSPHNHDCFILSPHNSRKVLFRAIPRPAVDYVTWLLNGTEVARTPAPYEFAWEMSRGTYTVLAVTPYKNAARIVIHVE